One window of the Chryseobacterium sp. CY350 genome contains the following:
- the radC gene encoding RadC family protein, which translates to MSIKFLAEDDRPREKFLLKGKNSLSDSELLAIIMGSGSRDETALELARKILNSVDNSWHQLSLLTIKDLIKFKGVGEVKAISIATALEIGRRRASQEIPDKPQISSSKDAYQILRLHLADLRTEEFWAIFLNQSNKVIHIAQLTQGGINQSIVDIRIVFKTALEHFATGIIISHNHPSGNLKPSQEDLSITKNIKEAGKLMNIQLLDHLIITQNAYLSFTDEGLL; encoded by the coding sequence ATGTCTATAAAATTTCTTGCTGAAGATGACAGACCGAGAGAAAAGTTTTTGTTGAAAGGTAAAAATTCACTTTCAGATTCAGAACTTTTAGCCATTATTATGGGAAGCGGAAGCCGTGATGAAACTGCGTTGGAACTTGCAAGAAAGATCCTGAATTCGGTGGATAACAGTTGGCATCAGCTGAGTTTACTGACGATAAAAGATTTGATTAAATTTAAAGGAGTGGGCGAGGTGAAAGCAATTTCTATAGCAACCGCTCTCGAAATCGGTAGAAGAAGAGCGTCGCAGGAAATTCCTGATAAACCACAGATTTCCAGCAGTAAAGATGCGTATCAGATTCTCAGACTTCATTTGGCAGATCTCAGAACAGAAGAGTTTTGGGCCATTTTTCTCAATCAAAGTAATAAAGTTATTCACATTGCTCAGCTTACGCAAGGCGGTATTAATCAATCGATTGTAGATATTCGAATCGTCTTTAAAACTGCTTTGGAACATTTTGCGACAGGAATTATTATTTCTCATAATCATCCTTCAGGAAATTTGAAGCCAAGCCAGGAAGATTTATCAATTACAAAGAATATTAAAGAAGCAGGAAAGTTGATGAATATTCAGCTTCTGGATCATCTCATCATCACTCAAAATGCTTATTTAAGTTTTACAGACGAAGGATTATTATGA
- a CDS encoding inorganic pyrophosphatase has product MIPNFKAHPWHGISAGEDAPNVVNVFVEIVPSDTIKYEIDKATGYLKVDRPQKFSNIIPALYGFVPRTYCNDEVMRLAVESGADDVTMGDHDPLDICVLSSHNIHSGGLLMEAIPIGGFKMIDDGEADDKIVAVMVSDHAFGHFRDIAELPEAEIKRLMHYFLTYKNLPDEPAKCRIQEVYGAEHARKVIVASQNDYASKFGG; this is encoded by the coding sequence ATGATTCCAAATTTTAAAGCACATCCGTGGCATGGGATTTCTGCAGGAGAAGATGCGCCAAACGTTGTAAACGTTTTCGTGGAAATTGTACCTTCAGACACTATTAAATACGAAATTGACAAAGCTACAGGATACCTGAAAGTCGATAGACCTCAGAAATTCTCAAACATTATTCCTGCATTATATGGTTTCGTTCCTAGAACTTACTGTAATGACGAGGTGATGAGATTGGCTGTAGAAAGTGGTGCAGATGATGTTACAATGGGAGATCACGATCCTTTGGATATCTGCGTTTTGAGCTCTCACAATATTCATTCTGGAGGATTGTTGATGGAAGCTATTCCGATCGGTGGTTTTAAAATGATCGATGATGGTGAAGCTGATGATAAAATTGTTGCAGTAATGGTAAGCGACCACGCATTCGGGCATTTCAGAGATATTGCTGAACTTCCGGAGGCAGAAATTAAGAGATTAATGCACTATTTTTTAACTTATAAAAACTTACCAGACGAGCCTGCAAAGTGTAGAATCCAGGAAGTTTACGGTGCTGAACATGCTAGAAAAGTTATAGTAGCTTCTCAGAACGATTATGCAAGTAAATTCGGAGGATAA
- a CDS encoding phytanoyl-CoA dioxygenase family protein: MFKQIRNYKLPYIVYNFFNKKKLMHNIPLYKKFGIEKNYFSSISSKDFQGLDNSERKVNYVKIKETNFFKNLNEQDQKSVLEFDDNGFLVLRNFLTNEITDKINTEIDSLLNDGTIKFRYGGKLMFVIHHSEIVKNIGNDKDMLEFLSVLIDGEAKLFQSINFINGSQQKTHSDSIHMTTYPLGGLLGVWIALEDVDENNGALHYIPGSHKLPYFLNSDYDNEGTFFKIGKKSYLAYEEFLAAKVQQLGLKKEVFRAQKGDLLIWHANILHGGEPHLDKSRTRKSLVYHYFDKNSVCYHEVTQRPALFEL, encoded by the coding sequence ATGTTTAAACAGATCAGAAACTATAAATTACCATATATTGTCTACAATTTTTTCAATAAGAAAAAACTTATGCACAATATTCCTCTCTATAAAAAGTTTGGGATTGAGAAAAACTATTTTTCAAGTATTTCCAGTAAAGATTTTCAAGGTCTCGACAATTCAGAAAGAAAAGTAAATTATGTAAAGATAAAGGAAACGAATTTTTTCAAAAATCTTAACGAACAAGATCAAAAAAGTGTTCTCGAATTTGACGATAATGGTTTTCTGGTGCTAAGAAATTTTTTGACTAATGAAATTACCGACAAAATCAATACAGAAATTGACAGTTTATTGAATGACGGAACCATTAAATTCCGATACGGAGGAAAACTGATGTTTGTGATTCATCATTCTGAAATCGTCAAGAATATTGGTAACGATAAAGATATGCTCGAGTTTCTCTCAGTTCTGATTGATGGGGAAGCCAAGCTTTTCCAAAGTATCAATTTTATTAATGGAAGTCAGCAAAAAACGCATTCAGACAGTATCCACATGACGACTTATCCTTTGGGAGGATTGCTTGGTGTCTGGATTGCTCTTGAGGATGTAGATGAGAATAATGGTGCACTGCATTACATTCCGGGAAGCCATAAACTTCCTTATTTTCTTAATTCAGATTACGATAATGAAGGAACTTTTTTCAAGATCGGTAAAAAAAGTTATCTTGCTTACGAAGAATTTCTTGCTGCGAAAGTACAACAATTGGGACTTAAAAAAGAGGTTTTCAGAGCCCAAAAAGGTGATCTTTTGATCTGGCACGCCAATATTCTGCATGGTGGTGAGCCACATCTTGATAAATCACGTACAAGAAAAAGCCTTGTTTATCATTACTTTGACAAAAATAGTGTCTGCTATCACGAGGTTACGCAAAGACCTGCTTTATTTGAGCTGTAG
- the pepE gene encoding dipeptidase PepE: MNIILASTSTLYGGEYLVYLKEELIQLYKGIDEIIFIPFARPGGISHEDYTKKVSLFFESLNIKVKGLHEFDNKIEGLNSAKGYFTGGGNTFLLVKTLHEENLMSLLKQNVESGKPYLGCSAGSNIGGQNMKTTNDMPIVYPPSFECMGLVPFNINPHYLDPNPYLKHNGETRETRIREFLTQNDIKVVGLREGNWIRRISDKITVEGSELTRIFEKGKEPYEIEAGTRL, encoded by the coding sequence ATGAATATTATTTTAGCATCTACATCCACACTTTATGGTGGAGAATATTTAGTTTACTTAAAAGAAGAATTAATACAATTGTATAAAGGAATTGATGAAATTATTTTTATTCCGTTCGCAAGACCTGGCGGTATTTCCCATGAGGATTACACCAAAAAAGTGAGCTTGTTTTTTGAATCTTTGAATATAAAAGTAAAAGGTTTACATGAGTTTGATAACAAAATAGAAGGATTAAACTCTGCAAAAGGATATTTTACTGGCGGCGGAAATACTTTTCTATTAGTTAAAACTTTACATGAAGAAAATCTTATGTCACTTCTGAAACAAAATGTAGAAAGTGGAAAACCTTACTTAGGATGTAGCGCAGGAAGTAATATTGGTGGACAGAATATGAAAACAACCAATGATATGCCGATTGTTTATCCGCCAAGTTTTGAGTGTATGGGATTGGTTCCTTTTAATATCAATCCGCATTATCTTGATCCTAATCCTTATTTAAAACATAATGGAGAAACCCGTGAGACGAGAATTAGAGAATTTCTAACCCAAAATGACATCAAAGTTGTGGGACTTCGTGAAGGAAACTGGATCAGAAGAATTAGCGATAAAATTACTGTCGAAGGAAGCGAATTGACAAGAATTTTTGAGAAAGGAAAAGAGCCTTATGAAATTGAAGCTGGAACTCGTCTTTAA
- a CDS encoding GLPGLI family protein gives MKNLLFTIFTFSSILFYAQNQRFSYEYKFVTDSTAKDKSQTELMYLDISKKGSKFYSRDKAVADSIMDEMNKKGSNDFEGIKFGQVQSIVEKSYPDYKIYFFNRVDMDEYKVSDERKLDWKILSEKEKIGEFNTQKATTYFAGRKWIAWFTTDIPFQDGPYKFRGLPGLIVKIEDKANSHSFILKGVKNLKPDEIWISENDTKRYEPLIILSHDKYNKQVIDQRNNPTKGLRQLMARGGTVKFTDQDGKELDTSKMMREQEQRAKENNAKNNNLLELDILK, from the coding sequence ATGAAAAATTTACTATTTACAATTTTTACTTTTTCAAGTATTCTTTTTTATGCACAAAACCAAAGATTTAGCTACGAATATAAATTTGTCACCGATTCTACAGCGAAAGATAAATCTCAAACCGAGCTGATGTATCTTGATATTTCAAAAAAAGGTTCTAAGTTTTATAGTCGTGATAAGGCAGTTGCAGATTCCATTATGGATGAAATGAATAAAAAAGGCAGCAATGATTTTGAAGGAATTAAGTTTGGACAAGTTCAATCAATCGTTGAAAAATCATATCCCGATTACAAAATTTATTTTTTTAACAGAGTAGATATGGATGAGTATAAAGTTTCTGATGAAAGAAAATTAGATTGGAAAATACTATCTGAAAAAGAAAAAATCGGAGAATTTAATACTCAAAAGGCAACTACCTATTTTGCAGGTAGAAAATGGATTGCCTGGTTTACTACAGATATTCCTTTTCAGGACGGTCCTTATAAGTTTCGCGGATTACCTGGTTTGATCGTGAAAATCGAAGATAAAGCAAACTCGCATTCCTTTATTCTGAAAGGTGTGAAAAATCTTAAACCAGACGAAATTTGGATTAGTGAAAATGATACAAAGAGATACGAACCATTGATCATTCTGAGTCATGATAAATATAATAAGCAGGTTATTGATCAAAGAAATAATCCGACAAAAGGCCTGAGACAACTAATGGCAAGAGGTGGAACCGTAAAGTTTACCGATCAAGACGGAAAAGAACTGGATACCAGTAAAATGATGCGTGAGCAGGAACAAAGAGCTAAAGAAAATAATGCAAAAAATAATAATCTGCTAGAACTTGATATATTAAAATAA
- a CDS encoding murein L,D-transpeptidase catalytic domain-containing protein gives MMKQFIFLFLCILSCSKTQSQQSSLALPKNKISEIKNFVKGKNYNQDLAVFINFKTHSGKFRYFVYDLKNDKILQKAIVSHGSGSVISKSNSLRFSNVEDSYQSSLGKYEIRENYNGKFGKAYRLQGLDSSNSNAMLRAIVLHSYDCISDKESENPACLSLGCPMLSKSAFGKTAKYIDQSKKAIILYAFY, from the coding sequence ATGATGAAACAATTTATTTTTCTGTTTCTATGTATTTTGTCCTGCTCAAAAACGCAGTCTCAGCAAAGTTCTTTAGCTTTGCCTAAAAATAAGATTTCTGAAATTAAAAATTTCGTGAAAGGGAAAAATTATAATCAGGATCTCGCTGTTTTTATAAATTTTAAAACTCATTCCGGGAAATTCAGATACTTCGTTTATGATCTGAAAAATGATAAAATTCTGCAGAAAGCGATAGTTTCTCACGGTTCGGGTTCTGTTATTTCAAAATCAAATTCCCTCAGATTTTCAAATGTTGAAGACTCTTACCAGTCTTCTTTAGGGAAATATGAGATCAGAGAAAATTATAATGGTAAATTCGGCAAAGCTTACAGACTTCAGGGTTTAGACTCTTCAAACAGCAATGCAATGCTACGAGCCATTGTGCTTCATTCTTATGACTGTATTTCAGACAAAGAATCTGAAAATCCTGCGTGTTTAAGTCTGGGCTGTCCGATGCTTTCAAAAAGTGCTTTCGGTAAGACTGCAAAATATATTGATCAGTCAAAAAAAGCAATTATTTTATATGCATTTTATTAA
- the dacB gene encoding D-alanyl-D-alanine carboxypeptidase/D-alanyl-D-alanine endopeptidase — MKKIFVVLTFSAQIFIAQNISQKLEDVTNNLMKSSTAISSNLSFYVADESGNLVYEYQGSKGLSTASTQKIFTAAAALETLGKNYTYKTSSSYSGNILNGNLDGNLFITSNGDPTLGSWRYESYKPENFKQKLLEAIKKSGITKISGDLIIDDSYFDHQTIPGGWPFDDFGNYYGAGVWGVNWRENQFDININGTDFKSFSYPLAGIKWLNDLKAVGNSDQSLIFTSPYSNVALINGSLPSGKVTTVSGSVPNPPLQLGIEVEKWLKDSGVEFSGKVMTNSQLEIDGKKPLDFPKSNIILTYESPTLDKIVYWFLRKSVNMYGENLIKTLGKEKKGNPSFKSGVAFLKEFWKSKGINVNMINFADGSGLSPQNYVSAKAEVQSLIYAKKQSYFDAYYHGFPTQDNGMKMKSGTMRDTKSYAGYHTSKDGKKYVFAIIINNYEGSGSTELQKILNVLK, encoded by the coding sequence ATGAAAAAAATATTCGTTGTACTTACATTTTCTGCACAAATCTTTATTGCTCAAAACATCAGTCAAAAATTGGAAGATGTCACAAATAATTTAATGAAGTCTTCAACAGCGATTTCATCAAACCTATCTTTTTATGTTGCTGATGAAAGCGGAAATTTAGTTTACGAATATCAAGGAAGCAAAGGTTTGTCAACCGCATCAACGCAGAAAATTTTCACCGCTGCTGCAGCTTTGGAAACTTTAGGAAAAAATTATACTTACAAAACGAGTTCTTCGTATTCAGGAAATATTTTAAATGGAAATTTAGATGGAAATCTCTTTATAACCTCAAATGGCGACCCGACTTTAGGAAGTTGGAGATACGAAAGTTACAAACCCGAAAATTTCAAACAGAAATTATTAGAAGCGATCAAAAAATCAGGAATTACAAAGATTTCAGGAGATCTTATTATTGATGATTCTTATTTTGACCATCAAACAATTCCCGGAGGTTGGCCTTTTGATGATTTTGGAAATTATTACGGAGCCGGAGTTTGGGGCGTAAACTGGCGTGAAAATCAGTTTGACATCAATATCAACGGTACAGATTTTAAGAGTTTTTCTTATCCTTTAGCAGGAATTAAATGGTTAAATGATCTGAAAGCTGTCGGAAATTCAGATCAGAGTTTGATTTTTACTTCACCTTATTCTAACGTCGCACTGATCAATGGAAGTTTGCCTTCCGGAAAAGTGACAACAGTTTCCGGGTCGGTTCCCAATCCTCCCTTGCAGTTGGGCATTGAAGTTGAAAAATGGCTGAAAGATTCAGGAGTTGAATTTTCAGGAAAAGTGATGACTAATTCACAACTTGAAATTGATGGAAAAAAGCCTTTAGACTTTCCAAAAAGCAATATTATTCTTACTTATGAATCACCGACTTTAGACAAGATTGTTTATTGGTTTTTGAGAAAAAGTGTGAATATGTACGGTGAAAATTTAATTAAAACTTTAGGTAAAGAAAAAAAAGGCAATCCGAGTTTCAAAAGTGGCGTTGCTTTTTTAAAAGAATTCTGGAAGTCAAAAGGAATTAATGTAAATATGATCAATTTTGCTGACGGCAGTGGACTTTCACCGCAAAATTATGTTTCTGCAAAAGCGGAGGTTCAGTCTTTAATTTATGCTAAAAAGCAATCATATTTTGATGCTTATTATCACGGATTTCCAACGCAGGATAATGGTATGAAAATGAAAAGCGGAACGATGCGAGATACGAAATCTTACGCAGGTTATCATACTTCAAAAGACGGTAAAAAATACGTATTTGCAATAATTATCAATAATTATGAAGGAAGCGGAAGTACCGAATTGCAGAAAATTTTAAATGTTTTAAAATAA
- a CDS encoding sensor histidine kinase — MKKRSIFSRFNNWFIFSLMTLVVIAIVIASTLVINYLRKEEVRRVDILVSAIKFQQEATSPSLEVQSLLLTIYSSNTSIPVIILDKNDQIIEHKNISREYDNNDQEIIALAKRMAKKYPPIELEFSNGNNQFLYYDNSKILNNLQYSPFLLGFFVLCYFLFSFWFLRTVKKTDEGYLWAGLAKETAHQIGTPLSSMMGWMEIMKLENPESDGVQEIEKDIERLRTISERFSKIGSVPELNDMNFNETIQENYDYLKTRISRKIDFTLLLPTYSILVPHNKILMSWVIENLVKNAVDAMKGQGTLQMSVFERNKNILIEVKDNGSGMTKYQAQNAFKPGYSTKKRGWGLGLSLAKRVVQEYHNGDIRISQTEVGKGTTFRIIIKKG; from the coding sequence TTGAAAAAAAGATCCATTTTTTCCAGATTCAACAACTGGTTTATTTTTTCTCTGATGACTTTAGTTGTTATAGCGATTGTCATAGCTTCCACTTTGGTTATAAATTACCTGAGAAAAGAAGAAGTGAGAAGGGTTGATATTTTGGTAAGTGCTATTAAATTTCAGCAGGAAGCAACTTCTCCCAGCCTTGAAGTGCAATCACTGCTTCTTACTATTTACAGCTCAAATACTTCGATACCGGTAATTATTTTAGATAAAAATGATCAGATTATTGAGCATAAAAATATATCTAGAGAATACGATAATAATGATCAGGAAATTATTGCATTGGCAAAGAGAATGGCAAAAAAATACCCGCCCATAGAACTCGAGTTTTCTAACGGAAATAATCAATTTTTGTACTACGACAACTCAAAAATTCTGAATAATCTGCAGTATTCTCCATTTCTATTAGGCTTTTTTGTTTTATGTTATTTCCTTTTTTCTTTTTGGTTTTTACGAACAGTTAAGAAAACAGATGAAGGTTATCTTTGGGCAGGTTTGGCAAAGGAAACAGCGCATCAGATAGGAACTCCGCTTTCCTCAATGATGGGATGGATGGAAATTATGAAACTTGAAAATCCGGAATCCGACGGCGTGCAAGAGATTGAAAAAGACATCGAAAGGTTGAGAACGATATCAGAAAGATTCTCTAAAATTGGTTCGGTTCCCGAGCTCAATGATATGAATTTTAACGAAACAATTCAGGAGAATTACGATTATCTCAAAACTAGAATTTCAAGGAAAATAGATTTTACACTTTTGCTGCCGACCTACAGTATTTTGGTTCCACACAACAAAATTCTGATGAGCTGGGTAATCGAAAATTTAGTTAAAAATGCCGTTGATGCAATGAAGGGGCAGGGAACTCTTCAGATGTCAGTTTTTGAACGCAACAAAAATATTTTAATTGAAGTAAAAGACAACGGTAGCGGAATGACAAAATATCAGGCACAGAATGCTTTCAAACCAGGATATTCTACAAAAAAAAGAGGCTGGGGATTAGGATTGTCTTTGGCAAAAAGAGTGGTGCAGGAATATCATAATGGAGATATCAGAATTTCACAAACTGAAGTCGGTAAAGGAACAACATTTAGAATTATTATTAAAAAAGGATAA
- a CDS encoding DUF7935 family protein, with protein sequence MTDFSDYLPYAFALIVAIPFLVLLRQFVYTYIKLKNQEIKLLSVKSNSENKTHSYERMTLFLERIKPSNLIQKFDKDLAAYEFVFLTEKTINEEFEYNSSQQLYLTKNSWQNIVDSKNAIIDLLHKTYESLNNKPNLDEFKTVFIMNYMNGDDFISATIEDLRREILIIA encoded by the coding sequence ATGACAGATTTTTCAGATTATTTACCGTATGCATTTGCTCTTATCGTAGCAATTCCTTTTTTGGTTTTGCTGAGACAGTTTGTGTATACATACATTAAATTAAAGAATCAGGAAATCAAATTACTTTCTGTAAAATCTAATTCTGAAAATAAAACGCATTCTTACGAACGCATGACTTTATTTCTGGAGCGTATCAAACCATCAAATCTTATTCAGAAATTTGATAAAGATCTGGCGGCGTACGAGTTCGTATTTTTAACTGAAAAGACGATCAATGAAGAATTTGAATATAATTCTTCGCAGCAGTTGTATTTAACAAAAAATTCTTGGCAAAATATCGTCGATTCTAAAAATGCCATTATAGATCTACTTCACAAAACTTACGAAAGCCTCAATAACAAACCGAATCTCGACGAATTCAAAACTGTTTTCATCATGAATTATATGAACGGTGATGATTTTATAAGTGCAACAATTGAAGATTTACGTAGAGAAATTTTAATAATAGCTTAA
- the fsa gene encoding fructose-6-phosphate aldolase, which produces MKFFIDTANLEQIKEAKDLGILDGVTTNPSLMAKEGIRGAEAIKDHYKAICEIVDGDISAEVLSTTYEEMIKEGDELAAIHPNIVVKIPMIKDGIKALKYFSDKGIRTNCTLIFSVGQALLAAKAGASYVSPFLGRLDDISTDGLNLIQEIRLVFDNYMYETEILAASIRHSMHIIDCAKIGADVITSPLPPILSLLKHPLTDSGLAQFISDSQKLA; this is translated from the coding sequence ATGAAATTTTTTATAGACACTGCCAATTTAGAGCAGATAAAAGAGGCTAAAGACCTGGGAATTCTTGATGGTGTAACAACTAACCCGTCGTTGATGGCTAAGGAAGGAATACGAGGTGCAGAAGCAATCAAAGATCACTATAAAGCGATTTGTGAAATCGTGGACGGAGATATTTCTGCGGAAGTACTTTCTACAACATACGAGGAAATGATCAAAGAGGGTGATGAATTGGCTGCAATTCATCCTAATATCGTTGTGAAAATTCCAATGATCAAAGATGGTATCAAAGCTTTGAAATATTTTTCAGATAAAGGAATCAGAACCAACTGTACTTTGATTTTCTCTGTTGGGCAAGCTCTTTTAGCTGCGAAAGCCGGAGCATCATATGTTTCACCTTTCTTAGGAAGATTAGATGATATTTCTACTGACGGATTAAATTTGATTCAGGAAATCAGATTGGTTTTTGATAACTATATGTATGAAACTGAAATTTTGGCGGCTTCAATTCGTCATTCGATGCATATTATTGACTGTGCTAAAATCGGTGCAGACGTTATCACTTCTCCACTTCCTCCGATCTTGAGTTTATTGAAGCATCCATTAACTGACAGTGGTTTGGCTCAATTTATCTCAGATTCTCAGAAATTGGCTTAA
- a CDS encoding ABC transporter ATP-binding protein: MIRASNIHKFYGNLEVLKGVDLHIKAGEVVSIVGESGAGKSTLLQILGTLDNPSNPKNYHTEIELNGESFINMSDKQISRFRNQNIGFVFQFHQLLPEFTALENVLIPTKIAGTNEKEAAEKAFDLFEDLKIAHRLHHKPNQLSGGEAQRVAVARALINSPKIIYADEPTGNLDSKNADDLHRLFFDLRDKYNQTFVIVTHNPNLAEITDRKLVMKDGLIIE; this comes from the coding sequence ATGATTAGAGCAAGTAATATCCATAAATTTTATGGAAATCTGGAAGTTTTAAAAGGTGTTGATTTACACATAAAAGCAGGCGAGGTTGTATCAATTGTAGGGGAATCCGGTGCGGGAAAATCTACACTTTTACAAATTTTGGGAACTTTGGATAATCCTTCTAATCCTAAAAATTATCACACAGAAATAGAACTCAATGGTGAATCGTTTATCAATATGAGTGATAAACAGATCTCACGATTCAGAAATCAGAACATTGGTTTTGTATTTCAGTTTCATCAGCTTCTTCCGGAATTTACGGCCTTAGAAAATGTGTTAATCCCCACAAAAATTGCCGGAACAAATGAAAAAGAAGCAGCGGAAAAAGCGTTTGACCTCTTCGAAGATCTGAAAATTGCACACAGACTTCATCATAAACCCAATCAGCTATCAGGTGGTGAAGCTCAAAGAGTTGCGGTTGCCAGAGCACTTATAAATTCTCCGAAAATTATCTATGCCGACGAGCCTACAGGTAATTTAGATTCGAAAAATGCCGATGATCTTCACAGGCTTTTTTTTGATTTGAGAGACAAGTACAATCAAACTTTTGTGATTGTTACCCATAATCCTAATCTGGCGGAAATCACAGACCGAAAGTTGGTTATGAAAGACGGATTGATTATAGAATAA
- a CDS encoding tetratricopeptide repeat protein, which translates to MNSKSLFLGLLIVGGSGLMNAQTSQSQGENAPVVVKQSNPTIDALKKQVETNPKDTESLAKLATAYQDVSDWTNAVETWKKISVLLPDWSPSYYSQAYAYQSAKDDVNAKLAYEKYISTVKPEEIEASKKNLAYAYFYIAFSEQTTDPAKAKEHIAKSLQYDPSNQDAVKLSTTLNS; encoded by the coding sequence ATGAATAGTAAAAGTCTGTTTTTAGGATTATTAATTGTAGGTGGCTCAGGTTTGATGAATGCACAAACAAGTCAATCGCAGGGCGAAAATGCTCCTGTAGTTGTAAAGCAAAGTAATCCGACGATTGATGCATTAAAAAAGCAAGTTGAGACAAATCCTAAAGATACTGAGTCTTTAGCAAAGTTGGCAACAGCCTATCAAGATGTTTCTGACTGGACGAATGCAGTTGAAACATGGAAAAAAATATCTGTATTATTGCCAGATTGGTCACCATCTTATTACAGCCAGGCATACGCTTATCAATCTGCTAAAGATGATGTAAATGCCAAACTTGCCTATGAAAAATATATTTCAACTGTAAAACCAGAAGAAATAGAAGCAAGCAAGAAGAATTTGGCGTATGCATATTTTTATATTGCTTTTTCAGAGCAGACAACCGATCCTGCAAAAGCAAAGGAGCATATTGCAAAATCACTTCAATATGATCCTAGCAATCAGGATGCGGTGAAACTTAGTACAACATTAAACTCATAA